From one candidate division WOR-3 bacterium genomic stretch:
- a CDS encoding tetratricopeptide repeat protein, with protein sequence MNSRLFLFAMCCTLITVLEAYPTHETSEYHGQYLGQMLPGYKPEPFAPDLFSAWNNYGFHLQSSLSFSSGGEDLYFADQSYPIVKGRSGSIWSMLRVDDAWTEPEVTPFSSDYSDWGVFLSEDGGVIYFSSTRPLLGKGSPKDADIWYVKKNETGLSEPQRIGHPVNTVFDEVSGAVTENGVLLFSSNRPGGEGGFDIYLTRGVNGNYTEPVNLGEIVNTEADERVLCAAPDLNFLILHRYDASREANAGLYVSYKPSDQSWSEPKSIGDHINMLNASWASLSADGKYLFFLGKGYGIYWVKTELIDYLKKADLDISEALLQTLFAHGLESACARYYVMKNELAKYVDLDEFLLNQKGYQLLQAGDFARSIGIFRICVALFPDSWNAHDSLAEAYLAAGETEQAKTHYRKSLELNPGNGNARQRINELEMK encoded by the coding sequence ATGAATAGCCGCTTGTTTCTTTTCGCGATGTGTTGTACGTTGATAACGGTACTGGAGGCATACCCGACCCATGAAACATCTGAATATCACGGGCAGTATCTGGGTCAGATGTTGCCTGGTTACAAACCTGAACCTTTTGCGCCGGATCTATTCTCTGCATGGAACAACTACGGTTTTCACCTGCAGAGCAGCTTGAGTTTTTCTTCTGGCGGGGAAGATCTCTATTTTGCAGACCAGTCGTACCCTATTGTAAAGGGACGCAGCGGATCGATATGGTCCATGCTCCGAGTCGATGATGCGTGGACCGAGCCAGAGGTCACACCTTTCTCGAGCGATTACAGTGATTGGGGAGTGTTTCTTTCGGAAGATGGTGGTGTTATCTACTTTTCCTCGACGCGGCCTCTATTGGGAAAGGGATCTCCCAAAGACGCTGATATCTGGTACGTGAAAAAGAATGAAACTGGTCTATCTGAACCACAAAGAATTGGTCATCCGGTCAATACAGTCTTTGATGAAGTGTCCGGAGCAGTAACGGAAAATGGAGTGCTTCTCTTCAGCTCAAACCGGCCCGGTGGTGAGGGAGGCTTTGATATCTACTTGACCAGAGGTGTTAATGGTAATTATACTGAACCAGTCAACCTTGGTGAAATTGTTAATACGGAAGCGGATGAACGTGTTCTATGCGCAGCGCCGGACCTCAATTTTCTGATACTGCACCGTTATGACGCATCCAGAGAGGCGAATGCAGGTCTTTACGTTTCCTATAAACCGAGTGATCAGTCGTGGAGTGAGCCAAAGAGCATTGGAGATCATATCAACATGCTAAATGCTTCCTGGGCAAGTTTATCAGCAGACGGAAAATATCTTTTCTTCCTTGGCAAGGGGTATGGAATCTACTGGGTGAAAACTGAACTGATCGATTATCTGAAGAAGGCCGACCTTGATATATCGGAGGCATTGCTGCAGACGCTCTTCGCCCATGGACTCGAATCTGCATGCGCACGATATTACGTTATGAAAAACGAACTTGCGAAGTATGTTGACCTCGATGAATTTCTGCTGAATCAGAAAGGGTATCAGTTGCTGCAGGCAGGTGATTTTGCACGATCCATTGGTATCTTCAGGATTTGCGTCGCACTCTTCCCCGACTCTTGGAATGCACACGACAGCCTTGCAGAAGCATACCTGGCAGCAGGCGAAACCGAACAGGCAAAAACACACTATCGAAAATCCCTTGAATTGAATCCGGGAAACGGTAATGCAAGACAAAGGATCAATGAATTGGAGATGAAATGA
- a CDS encoding dihydroorotate dehydrogenase-like protein — translation MADLKTSYMGIELRNPLIVASCSLVNSVEGVQRCADAGAGAVVLKSLFEEQIEADTKEIQKHVWLAGHTEAYDYVRQIGIQMGEQDYLNLVERAKKAVSIPVIASLNCITPEWWTDYAKRLETSGADGIELNTAILPSDPQHSSNEIEKLYYDILEGVKKNVNIPIAVKIGPYFTSLASVGRQLCSRGASALVLFNRFYQLDINVDKLTLVPGYHFSTPEEITLSLRWITLLAGRIDCDLSATTGVHDAAGVVKQLLAGATTVQICSTLYKHGIGHLANILSNLESWMKKHQFESVSQFRGRLSQKESEMPELYERLQYVKSLVGIE, via the coding sequence ATGGCAGATTTGAAAACAAGTTACATGGGAATTGAATTACGAAATCCACTGATCGTTGCGAGTTGCAGTTTGGTGAATTCCGTGGAAGGCGTTCAGCGTTGTGCTGATGCCGGGGCCGGAGCGGTGGTGCTCAAGTCACTGTTTGAAGAGCAGATCGAGGCGGACACGAAGGAGATTCAGAAACACGTGTGGCTCGCAGGACACACCGAGGCATATGATTATGTAAGACAGATAGGAATCCAAATGGGTGAACAAGACTATCTCAATCTTGTGGAGAGGGCGAAAAAAGCCGTTTCGATCCCCGTGATCGCCAGCCTTAACTGTATTACGCCGGAATGGTGGACAGACTATGCCAAGAGGCTTGAGACTTCGGGCGCCGATGGCATTGAGCTTAACACGGCTATCCTGCCGAGCGACCCGCAGCACAGTAGTAATGAGATCGAGAAACTATACTATGACATCCTGGAAGGTGTTAAGAAGAACGTGAACATACCAATCGCCGTTAAGATCGGTCCCTATTTCACCTCGCTCGCCAGTGTCGGCAGACAACTCTGCAGCAGGGGAGCTTCAGCGCTTGTGCTCTTCAACAGGTTCTATCAACTCGATATCAACGTTGACAAGCTCACGTTGGTTCCGGGATACCATTTCAGTACACCGGAAGAAATAACCTTGTCGCTGCGCTGGATCACATTGCTTGCCGGTCGTATTGATTGCGATCTCTCCGCTACCACGGGCGTGCATGATGCTGCAGGCGTTGTCAAACAGCTGCTTGCTGGCGCAACGACCGTTCAGATTTGCTCCACCCTTTACAAACATGGGATCGGACATCTCGCAAATATCCTCAGCAACCTGGAATCCTGGATGAAGAAGCACCAGTTCGAATCCGTATCGCAGTTTCGAGGAAGGCTAAGTCAAAAAGAGAGCGAGATGCCCGAACTTTACGAGCGGCTTCAATACGTTAAATCGCTCGTCGGGATCGAGTAA
- a CDS encoding zinc ribbon domain-containing protein — protein sequence MPLTRCRECHKEISSEAINCPHCGAPFPAKRKWGGRGFEWKSERTFYGYPLVHIAFGRDKNNRIRVAKGVIAIGQFGIGLVTFAQFGVGVLFGFGQFIIGLTGIAQFAITGLFGVGQFAAGYIAIGQFALGYYALAQAGYAKYIWSQAVKDPEAIEFFRQMLNSIKEFFHL from the coding sequence ATGCCGCTCACGCGATGCCGCGAGTGTCATAAGGAGATAAGTAGCGAGGCAATCAATTGCCCGCACTGTGGCGCGCCGTTTCCAGCCAAAAGGAAGTGGGGTGGACGAGGTTTTGAGTGGAAATCCGAACGGACGTTTTACGGCTATCCGTTGGTGCACATTGCCTTCGGACGCGACAAGAATAACAGGATCCGTGTAGCAAAAGGCGTGATCGCGATCGGCCAGTTTGGCATTGGCCTTGTTACATTTGCCCAGTTCGGCGTTGGAGTGCTTTTCGGTTTCGGTCAGTTCATTATTGGGCTAACTGGAATTGCACAGTTCGCCATCACTGGTCTGTTCGGCGTCGGTCAGTTCGCAGCAGGATATATTGCGATCGGCCAATTTGCGCTGGGCTATTACGCCCTTGCCCAGGCCGGTTATGCGAAGTACATATGGAGTCAAGCGGTCAAAGATCCCGAGGCGATCGAATTTTTCCGCCAGATGCTGAACAGCATCAAGGAATTTTTCCACCTCTGA
- a CDS encoding DUF885 domain-containing protein — MSRFADFVEEYLGFSWRTSPLSATYAGIHKYDHELDNVKYDFIRDINEHRKRYLTEISKIPKQELTDEEQIDWQLLKNEIESTIKDYEEIQFWKTRAAVYPELCAHSMFILFVREFAPLEERASAIVSRMREVPRVLEDGARNLENCPQLFVNLGIEMTDGCTSFIQDLMPKLGANVPKIKQQLEAAGKKALSALQQYRQYLEKELLNKSKGDFAIGSKLFDFKLKNNHMLSYDAQAILEIGQEIKARTEETLRQAALRIDSDKEWHEVVSDIKKMHPQPSELLQTYKKEMESARDFVLHNNLITIPGDERLDVIPTPSFSRPIIPYAAYMNPAQFEKQQTGHFYVTLIDEKLSPEEKEEILRGHPSLGIPVIALHEGYPGHHLQLVIANKLKNRLRRLLETTVFIEGWALYCEEMMYEAGFYSDPRSRLLQLKDQLWRACRVIIDVGLHTKTMSYQQAVDLLVNDAKLERVHAQKEVTRYTYTPTQPMSYLIGKKQIVELRDDYQKKHGDDFNLKEFHDKLLGFGSIPVCLIRKALGL; from the coding sequence ATGTCAAGATTTGCTGATTTCGTTGAAGAGTATCTGGGGTTCAGCTGGAGAACATCACCGCTCAGCGCGACCTACGCCGGGATTCACAAGTACGACCATGAACTCGACAACGTTAAGTATGATTTCATTCGCGATATCAACGAACACAGAAAACGGTATCTCACCGAAATATCCAAAATCCCAAAACAGGAATTGACCGACGAAGAACAAATCGACTGGCAACTATTGAAAAACGAAATCGAATCCACAATAAAAGATTATGAAGAGATACAATTCTGGAAAACGCGCGCCGCAGTTTACCCGGAACTATGTGCGCATTCGATGTTCATCCTTTTCGTAAGAGAATTCGCACCGCTCGAGGAGCGCGCCTCGGCAATTGTTTCAAGGATGCGCGAGGTCCCACGGGTGCTGGAGGACGGCGCAAGAAATTTAGAGAATTGCCCGCAACTTTTCGTGAACCTGGGCATAGAAATGACAGACGGCTGCACTTCCTTCATTCAAGATCTCATGCCGAAACTCGGCGCGAACGTTCCCAAAATAAAACAGCAACTCGAAGCTGCAGGAAAAAAGGCCTTATCCGCGCTGCAGCAGTACCGCCAGTATTTGGAGAAGGAATTATTGAATAAATCAAAAGGAGATTTTGCCATCGGAAGCAAGCTCTTCGATTTCAAACTGAAAAACAACCACATGCTTTCTTATGACGCGCAGGCTATTCTCGAAATAGGGCAAGAAATAAAAGCAAGAACTGAAGAAACCCTTAGGCAGGCGGCGCTCCGAATAGATTCTGACAAAGAGTGGCACGAGGTCGTCAGCGACATAAAAAAAATGCACCCGCAGCCCTCGGAACTGCTTCAAACCTACAAAAAAGAGATGGAATCAGCCAGGGATTTTGTGCTGCATAATAACCTGATCACCATACCTGGTGATGAGCGCCTCGATGTCATACCAACGCCCTCGTTCAGCCGACCCATCATTCCGTACGCTGCATACATGAACCCGGCACAATTTGAAAAACAACAAACGGGTCATTTCTATGTTACCCTGATCGACGAGAAGCTTTCTCCAGAAGAAAAGGAAGAAATCCTCAGGGGTCATCCGAGTCTCGGGATACCCGTCATAGCCCTGCATGAAGGATATCCCGGACACCACCTGCAGCTCGTGATAGCCAATAAACTCAAGAACAGATTAAGGCGTCTGTTGGAAACCACAGTTTTCATCGAGGGATGGGCACTCTATTGCGAAGAAATGATGTACGAAGCAGGATTCTATTCTGACCCCCGTTCGAGGCTGCTGCAGCTAAAAGACCAATTATGGCGCGCATGTCGCGTCATCATCGACGTGGGGCTGCATACAAAGACGATGAGCTATCAGCAGGCCGTCGATCTGCTCGTCAATGATGCAAAACTGGAGCGCGTGCATGCTCAAAAGGAAGTAACGCGTTACACGTACACTCCGACCCAGCCCATGAGCTACCTGATAGGTAAGAAACAGATTGTTGAGTTAAGGGATGATTATCAGAAAAAACATGGCGATGACTTTAACTTGAAAGAATTCCACGATAAGTTGCTCGGTTTCGGCTCGATACCGGTGTGCCTGATCCGCAAAGCGCTTGGGTTGTAG
- a CDS encoding Ig-like domain-containing protein yields the protein MILMRNAAITVVFSSLLILQCGEETLDVAITQPVDGAEVSGIVRIEAQTSNNTVSVVFYADDVCIDTCRAAPFVCCWNTFAHADSSSHYLYAIGQDRKGDELCSDSVLVLVYNGNMIFADDFEAYSPNSYPYAGWFEIWAGAGSNHTYVDDQVSYSGVQSFRLRGLGDWVRTDGVELDLSGIQQLTYELNVMVPSQDSAGALFGFFALINPTSGMIYNGVLFEHSDGLIYAHGAIEDSTGHLWLRDTWYSVRVSLDYVGLSMSVWLDDEQIVSDLPAVPREWTDTFAIATEYGAPGIVYYDDVSVFQHE from the coding sequence ATGATCTTAATGAGAAATGCTGCAATAACAGTAGTATTCTCATCCTTGTTGATACTGCAGTGTGGCGAGGAAACCCTCGATGTAGCTATTACGCAGCCGGTCGATGGTGCCGAGGTCAGCGGCATTGTCAGGATCGAAGCCCAGACGAGTAATAATACGGTCAGTGTTGTATTTTATGCGGATGATGTATGTATTGATACCTGCCGTGCGGCGCCTTTTGTATGTTGTTGGAACACATTCGCTCATGCCGACAGCTCATCTCACTATCTTTATGCAATTGGCCAGGACAGGAAGGGTGATGAGCTATGTTCTGATTCTGTGCTCGTTCTCGTCTACAACGGGAACATGATTTTCGCCGATGATTTTGAAGCGTATTCTCCTAATAGCTATCCTTATGCCGGGTGGTTTGAAATATGGGCCGGCGCCGGTAGTAATCACACTTACGTCGATGATCAGGTTTCGTACAGCGGAGTGCAGAGTTTTCGCCTGCGCGGGCTCGGTGATTGGGTGAGGACCGACGGAGTTGAACTTGACCTCTCCGGTATCCAGCAACTCACTTATGAATTGAACGTAATGGTTCCGTCCCAGGACTCGGCTGGTGCCCTGTTTGGATTTTTCGCGCTTATCAATCCTACGTCCGGGATGATATACAACGGGGTGCTCTTCGAGCACAGTGACGGTTTGATATATGCCCACGGCGCGATCGAGGACAGCACCGGCCATCTTTGGCTGCGTGATACTTGGTATTCGGTGAGGGTATCGCTGGATTACGTTGGACTCAGCATGAGTGTGTGGCTCGATGATGAACAGATCGTCTCTGACCTTCCGGCTGTTCCTCGTGAGTGGACGGATACGTTCGCGATCGCCACTGAATACGGGGCCCCTGGCATAGTATACTATGATGATGTGAGCGTATTCCAGCATGAATAA
- a CDS encoding amidophosphoribosyltransferase produces the protein MSGIVGIISNTDCRDDLFYATDYHSHLGTSFGGIAISDGATLVKKIHSIARAQFKSRFSEDIDFINMRGNAGVGVISDRDTQPLIMRLKFGEYALCGTGYINNQDELAAALIEEGVVFSEMPGGNVNQIELAAKIINKGKTLVEGIEYMHEQIDGSMSLLLLGREGIYAARDKYGRTPLVVAKRDGAWAVATETCSYKNLGFITERDLGSGEIVLLDTNGCTRLRKPNEVLQLCTFLFVYAGFPASEYEGKNVEDFREKSGRIIASNDSIEVDFVAGIADSGTAYAHGYSHESGVPVKIPLLKYTPGWARSYVPPAQETRDLIALMKQITADVLIKGQRMVVTEDSIVRGTQLKNYLLVKLWNAGAKEVHVRPACPALMFPCKFLYSTRHLDELFARRVIKQFHGKHIDNVEPYLDIDSREYKKMIAAMEKDLNVTSLRYQTLEDMLTATGLPAESLCTYCWTGKTIS, from the coding sequence GTGAGTGGCATTGTCGGGATTATTTCAAATACAGATTGTCGGGATGACCTTTTTTATGCAACCGATTATCATTCACACCTAGGTACATCATTCGGCGGTATTGCTATCTCCGACGGCGCAACACTCGTAAAAAAGATACATAGTATTGCGAGGGCTCAATTCAAGTCTCGATTCAGCGAGGATATTGATTTTATCAACATGCGAGGGAATGCAGGCGTTGGCGTGATCAGCGACCGGGATACACAGCCGCTCATTATGAGATTGAAGTTTGGAGAATATGCATTATGCGGTACCGGCTACATAAACAACCAGGATGAGTTGGCCGCCGCGTTGATAGAAGAAGGAGTTGTCTTTTCCGAAATGCCTGGCGGTAATGTGAATCAGATAGAGCTCGCTGCAAAAATTATTAACAAAGGCAAGACTCTTGTTGAGGGGATCGAATACATGCATGAGCAGATCGACGGGTCCATGTCTTTGTTGCTGTTGGGGAGGGAAGGCATTTATGCCGCTCGCGATAAATACGGACGCACGCCCCTTGTCGTGGCAAAGAGAGACGGTGCCTGGGCTGTTGCTACCGAGACTTGTTCGTATAAGAACCTTGGTTTCATAACCGAGAGGGATCTGGGCTCCGGCGAGATTGTCCTGCTGGACACCAACGGATGTACCCGATTGAGAAAGCCGAATGAGGTCCTGCAGTTGTGCACTTTTTTGTTCGTCTACGCAGGATTCCCCGCGTCTGAATATGAAGGTAAGAATGTCGAAGATTTTAGAGAGAAATCTGGCAGGATAATCGCCAGTAACGACAGCATCGAGGTCGATTTCGTTGCCGGTATTGCTGATTCAGGAACGGCATACGCGCACGGTTATTCGCATGAGTCGGGCGTACCGGTTAAGATCCCCCTTCTTAAGTACACTCCTGGCTGGGCGAGAAGCTATGTACCACCCGCGCAGGAAACCAGAGATCTTATTGCCCTGATGAAGCAGATCACGGCTGACGTTCTCATAAAGGGTCAGAGAATGGTGGTAACCGAAGATTCAATTGTGCGTGGTACTCAACTGAAAAATTATTTGCTTGTGAAACTTTGGAATGCCGGAGCAAAAGAGGTGCATGTTCGACCTGCTTGTCCGGCCTTGATGTTTCCCTGCAAATTTCTATATTCAACACGCCACCTCGATGAATTGTTCGCGCGCCGGGTCATAAAGCAATTCCACGGGAAACATATCGACAATGTTGAACCCTACCTCGATATTGATTCACGTGAATACAAAAAGATGATAGCTGCAATGGAAAAGGATCTGAACGTCACATCGTTGAGGTATCAGACTCT